One window from the genome of Epinephelus moara isolate mb chromosome 21, YSFRI_EMoa_1.0, whole genome shotgun sequence encodes:
- the LOC126383204 gene encoding dnaJ homolog subfamily C member 1-like: MAVCAGPCGSLLVVLSLLVFAVPPLTAWDADLELLDLVEEIPQNFYQFLSVEQDASSAEIKKAYRRLSLSLHPDKNKDENAETQFRQLVSIYEVLKDEERRRSYDDILVNGLPDWRQPVFYYRRVRKMSNAELAFLLFLILTVGHYAVIWSIYLEKQLDELLSKKKKEKKKKLSSRPAEELRCIGQDRTDRADDRPHWQDILPLKLSIWLYLSIKNLPQTVQEVKQYYEDYQQMKQQQREEAEAEQEVVTREKRPKVKKPKVEFPVYKLSSENLTCQSYDQTTSIEEIENQMDDWLQDRRAAKKKTADWTEDELSLLSRLMVKFPGGTPGRWEKIAHELGRSVTDVTTKVKQVKDNVSHTSGTFY, translated from the exons ATGGCGGTGTGTGCGGGACCGTGCGGGTCCCTGCTGGTCGTCTTGTCCCTGCTGGTCTTTGCTGTCCCCCCCCTGACGGCCTGGGACGCGGACCTGGAGCTGCTGGACCTGGTGGAGGAGATCCCGCAGAACTTCTATCAGTTCCTGTCTGTGGAGCAG gaTGCATCCTCAGCAGAGATAAAGAAGGCGTATCgtcgtctgtctctgtctcttcatcCCGACAAGAACAAAGACGAAAACGCTGAAACTCAGTTCAGACAG ctgGTGTCCATTTATGAAGTCCTGAAGGACGAGGAGAGACGACGCAG cTATGATGACATCCTGGTGAATGGACTTCCTGATTGGCGGCAGCCGGTCTTCTACTACAGACGAGTGAGGAAAATGAGTAATGCTGAGCTagccttcctcctcttcctcatcctcactgtggGACACTACGCTGTCATCTGGTCCATCTACCTGGAGAAACAGCTG GATGAGCTGCTgagtaagaagaagaaagagaagaagaagaagctgagcTCCAGACCTGCAGAGGAGCTCAGGTGTATCGGCCAGGACCGCACCGACAG AGCTGATGACCGGCCGCACTGGCAGGACATCCTCCCTCTGAAGCTGAGCATCTGGCTTTACCTGTCCATCAAGAACCTGCCGCAAACTGTCCAG gagGTGAAGCAGTACTATGAAGACTACCAGCagatgaagcagcagcagagggaagAAGCTGAAGCTGAACAGGAAGTTGTGACCA GAGAGAAGAGGCCGAAGGTCAAGAAGCCAAAGGTGGAGTTTCCTGTTTACAAGCTGTCATCAGAGAACCTGACCTGTCAGAGTTACGATCAGACCACGTCCATCGAGGAGATCGAAAATCAAATGGACGACTGGCTGCAGGACCGCAGAGCTGCAAAGAAGAAG ACTGCAGACTGGACGGAGGACGAGCTCAGCCTCCTCAGCAGATTAATGGTTAAATTTCCTGGAGGAACTCCGGGTCGCTGGGAGAAGATCGCTCATGAGCTGGGAAGATCAGTGACAGAT